One window from the genome of Acinetobacter sp. ANC 7912 encodes:
- a CDS encoding amidohydrolase, with protein sequence MKILAAAYVLTMNHQNECIKNGAVLVDGDKIKAIGTKAELTQQYPDVMVHDYPKALLMPGLINTHCHSGLLRGTAEGLPVWDWLQQFIDPMHRVLLPEDAKAASYLCYAEALLSGTTTIVDMWRYMDGSAEAAKDLGIRAVLVPYVAEHPDHDYFETLKSNESLINRWHQQNHGQIQVWVGLEHLFYAEPHALKRIQSLCQDYQTGFHTHSNESQFDVQENLRRHGVRPIQTLEQLGLLDLPQTLLAHCVWADPTEIQIMKQHNVGVAHNPISNMKLASGAAPVLEMLKQGIAVGLGTDGEKENNNLDMFEEMKTASLLAKFSTLDAAALDSLSICQMATRTGAKAVGMQNQIGSLEVGKLADIIAVNIATPRMTPLIDEGRLFNLFTNLVHAVQGQDVVMTMVGGQIVVENGKLLNADLQHLIDEVNRVTPLLFERRDAWMAQKGKVVNELNRNIVEETE encoded by the coding sequence ATGAAAATATTAGCAGCAGCCTATGTGCTGACCATGAATCATCAAAATGAATGCATCAAAAATGGGGCTGTATTGGTTGATGGCGACAAGATCAAAGCCATTGGCACCAAAGCTGAACTGACCCAGCAATATCCAGACGTGATGGTGCATGATTATCCCAAAGCCTTGCTGATGCCAGGCTTAATCAATACCCACTGTCATTCTGGACTCTTAAGGGGTACTGCTGAAGGTCTGCCTGTCTGGGACTGGCTGCAGCAGTTTATTGATCCTATGCATCGTGTTCTACTACCCGAAGATGCCAAGGCTGCATCCTATCTCTGTTATGCTGAAGCATTACTTTCTGGTACCACAACTATCGTAGATATGTGGCGTTATATGGATGGCAGTGCAGAGGCAGCAAAAGACTTAGGAATTCGTGCTGTTCTGGTGCCGTATGTAGCTGAGCATCCGGACCATGACTATTTTGAAACCTTAAAAAGCAATGAGTCCTTAATTAATCGTTGGCATCAACAAAATCATGGGCAAATTCAGGTCTGGGTCGGTTTAGAACATTTATTTTATGCAGAACCGCATGCGCTAAAACGTATTCAAAGCTTATGTCAGGATTATCAGACAGGTTTCCACACCCACAGCAATGAAAGCCAGTTCGATGTTCAGGAAAACTTACGCCGTCATGGTGTACGTCCCATCCAAACCTTAGAACAACTAGGTCTGTTGGATTTACCACAAACCCTCCTTGCACATTGTGTCTGGGCAGATCCGACTGAAATTCAAATTATGAAACAACACAATGTCGGCGTTGCCCATAATCCAATTTCCAATATGAAACTGGCATCAGGTGCTGCGCCTGTGCTGGAGATGCTCAAACAGGGGATTGCAGTAGGCTTAGGTACGGATGGCGAAAAAGAAAATAATAATCTAGATATGTTTGAGGAAATGAAAACGGCGTCATTATTGGCGAAGTTCTCTACTTTAGATGCCGCAGCATTGGATTCATTATCTATTTGTCAGATGGCAACGCGTACTGGTGCAAAAGCCGTAGGTATGCAGAATCAGATTGGCAGTCTTGAAGTAGGTAAATTAGCAGACATCATTGCTGTGAATATAGCGACACCACGTATGACACCATTGATCGATGAAGGTCGACTCTTTAATTTATTTACCAATCTGGTGCATGCTGTGCAGGGACAGGATGTGGTGATGACCATGGTCGGTGGTCAAATCGTCGTTGAAAATGGTAAATTGCTAAATGCAGATCTACAGCACTTAATCGATGAAGTGAATCGAGTAACGCCTTTACTCTTTGAACGTCGTGATGCATGGATGGCGCAAAAAGGAAAAGTCGTTAATGAATTAAATCGAAATATCGTTGAGGAAACTGAATAA
- a CDS encoding ABC transporter permease has product MAIEMTAILAGTIAAATPLIFAGLGELVSQRTGVINLGVEGMMLVGAIAGFAFAAQYEASVFSALLIGGLAGMFMALLFAFFTLSLSTNQSACGLALTIFGIGISAFWGQNYVSMALPGLSSWNIPVLADIPFIGPILFQQNYVVYLSILTFFAIWFVLARTRLGLLLKAVGESPESAHAMGYNVLAIRYGAVLFGGLMAGIGGAFLSTVYTPMWIENMVAGRGWIAIALVVFAVWKPTRLMLGAYLFGGVTILQFHAQALGIKVPNEFLAALPYLATIVVLVVISRDKKLLKMNLPASLGKTFVP; this is encoded by the coding sequence ATGGCTATAGAAATGACTGCAATTCTGGCAGGAACCATTGCCGCAGCAACGCCTCTGATCTTTGCAGGCTTGGGTGAACTGGTGTCACAACGGACTGGCGTGATTAATTTAGGGGTGGAAGGCATGATGCTGGTCGGCGCAATTGCTGGCTTTGCGTTCGCTGCCCAATATGAGGCCAGCGTGTTTAGTGCCTTATTGATCGGTGGGCTGGCAGGGATGTTTATGGCATTGTTGTTTGCATTTTTCACGCTTTCACTTAGCACCAATCAGTCCGCATGTGGCTTGGCATTGACGATTTTCGGTATCGGGATCTCGGCGTTCTGGGGACAAAACTATGTCAGCATGGCTTTACCCGGCCTCAGCAGCTGGAATATTCCTGTATTAGCCGATATTCCATTCATTGGGCCAATCCTGTTCCAGCAAAACTATGTGGTTTATCTATCCATTCTGACATTTTTCGCAATCTGGTTTGTGCTGGCTAGAACCCGTCTAGGTTTGCTGTTAAAAGCAGTTGGTGAATCGCCTGAAAGTGCCCATGCCATGGGATATAACGTGCTCGCAATCCGCTACGGTGCTGTACTATTCGGCGGACTCATGGCAGGGATTGGCGGCGCTTTCTTATCGACGGTCTATACCCCCATGTGGATTGAAAATATGGTTGCAGGTCGTGGCTGGATCGCAATTGCACTGGTGGTCTTCGCTGTGTGGAAGCCAACCCGACTCATGCTGGGTGCCTATCTATTTGGGGGGGTGACGATTCTACAATTTCATGCACAGGCGCTTGGGATCAAAGTCCCGAATGAATTCTTAGCAGCGCTGCCTTACCTAGCAACAATTGTGGTGTTGGTGGTAATTTCCCGCGACAAGAAACTTTTAAAGATGAATTTGCCAGCGTCATTAGGCAAAACTTTCGTACCTTAA
- the cynS gene encoding cyanase: MITHRQQVTDMIISAKVLKSIKWTDVAKEIGLSKEWVTAACLGQMAFNKEQSEKIGQIFDLSDEAVAWLQIVPYKGSLPTSVPIDPLIYRWYEVVNVYGSTIKELIHEEFGDGIMSAIDFSMDIQREENPNGDRVNVVLSGKFLPYKTY; encoded by the coding sequence ATGATTACCCATCGTCAACAAGTAACTGACATGATCATTTCAGCGAAAGTTTTAAAGTCAATTAAATGGACAGATGTCGCCAAGGAAATTGGTCTTTCTAAAGAATGGGTAACGGCGGCTTGTCTGGGACAAATGGCATTTAATAAAGAGCAGTCAGAGAAAATTGGTCAGATTTTTGACCTGAGTGATGAAGCTGTCGCATGGCTACAAATTGTGCCTTATAAAGGCTCTTTGCCAACAAGCGTTCCTATAGATCCTCTTATTTACCGCTGGTATGAAGTGGTAAATGTGTACGGCTCTACCATTAAGGAACTGATTCATGAAGAATTTGGTGACGGCATTATGAGCGCGATCGACTTCAGCATGGATATTCAGCGTGAGGAAAACCCGAATGGTGACCGCGTCAATGTCGTATTGTCTGGCAAATTCCTGCCTTATAAAACCTATTAA
- a CDS encoding formate/nitrite transporter family protein, translating into MAYLAPAEFAKKVVDAGEAKLHMATRDVLIRAFMAGAILALAAVFAITIAVQTESPLIGALLFPVGFCMLYLLGYDLLTGVFVLTPLAWLDKRPGVTWARILKNWGLVFAGNFTGCLVVAVLMSVVYTMGFAADPNPVGEKISHIGEDRTLGYAAYGFSGWLTIFIRGMLCNWMVSLGVIGAMMSTTVSGKFIAMWMPVMLFFAMGFEHSVVNMFLFPFAMMMGGDFSIADYFLWNELPVALGNLVGGLSLTGLALYTTHVRTGAKKEF; encoded by the coding sequence ATGGCATATCTTGCTCCTGCAGAATTTGCAAAAAAAGTAGTAGATGCTGGTGAAGCCAAGCTTCATATGGCAACGCGTGATGTTTTGATCCGTGCATTTATGGCGGGCGCGATTTTAGCCTTGGCAGCAGTATTTGCCATTACTATTGCCGTACAAACCGAGTCACCATTAATTGGTGCATTACTGTTTCCAGTCGGCTTTTGTATGTTGTATTTATTGGGCTATGACTTGTTAACTGGCGTATTTGTATTGACACCATTGGCTTGGCTGGATAAACGACCAGGTGTCACATGGGCACGGATTCTTAAGAACTGGGGGCTGGTTTTTGCGGGTAACTTTACTGGCTGTTTGGTAGTTGCTGTGCTGATGTCTGTGGTTTACACCATGGGCTTTGCAGCAGATCCAAACCCGGTCGGCGAAAAGATTTCCCATATTGGCGAAGACCGTACGCTTGGCTATGCTGCTTATGGTTTTTCTGGCTGGTTGACCATTTTTATCCGCGGCATGCTGTGTAACTGGATGGTATCTTTGGGCGTGATTGGCGCGATGATGTCAACCACTGTTAGCGGTAAATTTATCGCGATGTGGATGCCAGTGATGCTGTTCTTTGCCATGGGCTTTGAACACTCTGTCGTGAATATGTTCCTGTTCCCATTTGCCATGATGATGGGTGGTGACTTCTCGATTGCTGACTACTTCTTATGGAATGAACTTCCAGTTGCTTTAGGTAACCTGGTGGGTGGTTTATCCCTAACTGGTTTGGCACTTTATACGACACATGTCCGTACTGGTGCGAAAAAAGAATTTTAA
- a CDS encoding metallophosphoesterase: protein MTALCRTIQGTDYAAIYVVGDLHGCYRLLMQELEKVCFNFETDLLICTGDLVDRGRENLECVSLLDQPWFCSVRGNHEEMCIKGRDDVWMQEMHARNGGEWFYLLPIEKQDQLSDIFLSLPLVIEVQLEDKKIGILHADIDIHDWNRFKKRIAKGERKIPGFTSAYTNTLWGRGRIRHHSRRYRTVKKVDEIYLGHTIVRGHTQIDNCHYIDVGSSYTQRLCIVKIK from the coding sequence ATGACAGCGCTTTGTAGAACTATTCAAGGAACAGATTACGCCGCCATTTATGTAGTTGGGGATTTGCATGGTTGTTATCGCCTGTTGATGCAAGAACTGGAGAAAGTCTGCTTTAATTTTGAGACAGACTTACTGATTTGCACCGGTGATCTGGTGGATCGTGGCCGTGAAAACCTGGAATGTGTATCACTGTTGGATCAACCCTGGTTTTGCAGTGTGCGCGGTAACCATGAGGAAATGTGCATCAAAGGTCGCGATGATGTCTGGATGCAGGAGATGCATGCCCGCAATGGCGGCGAATGGTTTTATCTCTTGCCCATAGAAAAACAGGATCAATTAAGCGATATTTTTCTGTCACTTCCACTGGTGATTGAAGTTCAGCTGGAAGATAAAAAGATTGGCATTCTGCACGCTGATATTGATATCCATGACTGGAACCGGTTTAAGAAAAGAATTGCCAAGGGTGAAAGGAAAATTCCGGGCTTTACTTCAGCTTATACCAATACACTCTGGGGTAGAGGCCGCATTCGCCATCATTCACGCCGTTATAGAACCGTGAAAAAAGTGGATGAGATTTATCTGGGGCATACTATTGTCAGGGGGCATACCCAGATTGATAACTGCCACTATATTGATGTGGGTTCTTCTTATACGCAGAGGCTGTGTATCGTCAAAATTAAATAA